Below is a window of Candidatus Binatia bacterium DNA.
ACCTTCCCGGCGAATTCGACGGCACCGGCGTCGGCCTGGCCATCGTCGATCGCATCGTGCGACGCCACGGCGGCCGCGTCTGGGCTGACGGCCAGGTCGAAGCCGGGGCGACGATCTTCTTCACGCTCGCTCCGGCGCGCGATCCGGAGGCTACGGCCGCCGGCTGACCCGCCGTTTCGGTCCTTCGCCTCCGCCTTCGCCAGCCTGCAACCCCATGAAGTCGCTCGTCCTCGTCACGACCAACAAGGGAAAGCTGCGCGATTTCCGCTACCTCTTCGAGGGCTCGGGAATCGCGATCGAGCTGCCGTCGGACCACGGCGTCGCGCTCGACGTCGACGAGACCGGCGAGACGTTCGCCGACAACGCGCTGCTCAAGGCGCGCGCCTTCGCGGCAGCGCTGCCGCGATGCAACGTCCTGGCGGACGATTCGGGGCTGGTGGTCGATGCGCTCGGTGGCGAGCCGGGCGTTCGCTCGGCGCGCTTTGCCGGCGAGGCCTGCGACGACCATGCGAACAACCTGCTGGTGATCCGTCGCATGCAGGGCGTGCGCCAGCGCGCAGCCGCGTTCGTCGCAGTGCTGGCACTGGTTCGAGCCGATGGGACCGAGCTGGTGGTCGAGGGTCGCTGCGAAGGGACGATCGCGGACGCGGAGCGCGGAACGAACGGCTTCGGCTACGACGCGATCTTCTTCCGCGACGACCTCGGCTGCACGTTCGGCGAGGCCGCTCCTGCCGAGAAGAACGCGCGCAGCCACCGGGCGGCGGCCGTTCGGGTGCTACTGGCCGGGATTCAGGCCGGTGCTTCTTCGTGAGGCCGGGGCTTGTTCAGGAACAACCAGTAGAAGCCGATGATGCGGGCCGCCTCGTGGAACTGCTCGAAGTCCACCGGCTTTACGATGTAGCTGTTGACGCCGAGGTTGTAACACTCGATGGCATCGCGATCGAGGCTCGAGGAGGTGAGCATCACCACCGGCAGCTCGTGGGTGCGCGGATCGGTGCGGATGCGCCGCAACACTTCGATGCCGTCGACGAACGGCATCTTGACGTCGAGCAGCACGACTTTCGGCAGGTCGGCCATGGTGCGATGGCCGTAGCGTCCGGTGCAGAACAGGTATTCGAGCGCTTCCTGGCCGTCGCGCACGACCTGGATGCTGTTGACGATGCGGTGCTTGCGGAACGCGCGGATCGTCAGCTCGATGTCGTTCTCGTTGTCATCCGCCAGCAGGATATCCACTGCGCTGGTTGCGTCGACGATCATGCCGTCCCCTCCCGCTGCTCGATGATGAAGTAGAACGTCGCGCCCTTGCCGGGCTCGGCTTCCGCCCAGACCCGGCCCCCGTGGGCGGCGACGATGCGTGCGACGTTCGCGAGGCCGAGCCCCGTGCCTTCGAAGTCGCCCGGCGCGTGAAGCCTCTGGAAAATCCCGAAGAGGCGCCTCGTGTTGGACATGTCGAAGCCGACGCCGTTGTCGCGCACGAAGTATGCCGTGTCGCCCGTCGCTTCGATGCGGCTGCCGACCTCGATGTGCGCTTTTTCGCTGCGCCGTGTGAATTTGACGGCGTTGGCGAGCAGGTTGAGGAACACCTGCTTGAGCGACGCGCGGTCGGCGCGGCAGCTCGGCAGGTCACCGACATGGAAGGTGATTTCGCGATCCGCGCATTCCTGGCCGAGCGAGTCCACGCATTCGCGCACCACCTTGATCGGATCGACCTGCGCCTTGTTCGGCGCCTGGCGATCGACGGCCGAGAACTGCAGCAGCGCATCGATGAACGCGCCCATGTCCTGCGCGTTCTTGCGCACGATCCCGATCACGCGTCGCCCTTCCGATCCAACGGTTTCCGCGTAGTCCTCCTCGAAGACACGCGCGAAGCCCGCAATCGCGCGCAGCGGGGTGCGAAGGTCGTGCGCCACCGACGATGCGTAGTTCTCGAGGTCGTGGTTGGCAGCGACCAGCGCGGCCGTGCGGTCGCGCACACGCTGTTCCAGCTCGTCGTTCATCGCCTGGATGCTGCGCTCGACGGCCTTGAGGTGGCTCACATCGTGGTGGACGACGGAGATCGCGTGGATGCGACCGCTCTCGTCGCGGATCGGCGACATCGTGGTCGTGATGTCGACGAGGCTGCCGTCGGCCCGGCGGCCCACCGCCTCCCCGCGAAGAAGCGGCGCATCGCGCTCGAGGATTTCGAGCGCGGCCGCGATGGCGCCGTGGTCCGGCGCCGGATCCAGGCGCTCGAGCGGCATGCCGATCGCGTCGGCTGCCGGGTAGCCGTACATCAGCTCGGCACCGCCGTTCCACGTGACGATGCGGCCCTCGAGATTGACCGAAAGAATCGCATCGCCCGACGATTCGACCACCGAGGCCAGGCGCCGGGTCGCTTCGAGCGCGTGTTCGAATTCGGTCACGTCGCGGCCGACGATGATGGAGCCGATGATGCGGCCTTCGCTGTTGCGCAAAGGCCTGCCCGTCACGCGGATCCAGATGCCCTCTGGCGCCAGGTTGTGCCGCGCGATCAGCATCACGTTGTCCGAATTCTCGCCGGCGAGCGCACGGATGAGCGGCAGGTCTTCGGTAGGGAACGGCGTCGCGCCGTCGGGAAGGAAGAAACCGTACTCGGGAGCGCGAGAGTTGACCGAAGCATCGGCCTTCGACACGCCGAACAGCCTCACGGCTGCGTCGTTGGCCAGAAGCACCTCGCCATCGGTCGCCATCGCGATCACGGCATCGCCCATGCTCTTGACGATCGACTCGAGAAGCGCGGATTGCCGCGCCAGCTCTTCCTTGGATTCGCTGAGCGCAGCCGTGCGCTCGAGCACGTGGCCCTCCAGCTCGGAGGCGAAGCGCTGCAACGCGTATTCGGAATCCTTGCGCTCGGTGACGTCCACCCAGGAGCCGGTGTAGCCGCTCAGTTCGTGGGTCGGCGTGAAACGGGGCATGCCGGTGCTCAGCAGCCAGCGCCAAGTTCCGTCGCTGTGACGCACGCGGAACTCGGACGAGAACGGGCGCTTCAGGCGGATCGCCGCGCGGATCTGCCTCTCGAGCGTCTCGATGTCGTCTCGATGCGTGAACCTCTGCCAGCCCGCCGTCAGCACGGTCTCCAGCGGTGCATCGAGGAATGCGAGCGCGGCCGGGTTCGCGTGCGAGCAGTTGCCGGCGGCATCCGACATCCATGTCATCAGCGGAGAGCTGTCGGCCATCTCGCGCAGCGCTTCCTCGCCGCGGCGGTGAAGGATTTCCATGCGCGCCCCGGCGCGCGCCACCCACAGGACCGAGCCGCTCAGGGTGGCCGCGAGGGCGCACACGAAGCTCGGCACGGCGGCGTCGAGGTCGAGCTCGCCCACCTTGCGAGCGTAAATGAACAGGCCGCCGAGAAGCATCGGCAGGCCGAGTGCGGGAACTATCAGGCGCCGCGCCGCACGGCTTGCGGCCGTGCTTCCGGCGAGCAGGCCGATCGTTCCGCGCTTCGGGTTCGTGCACAGGATGCCGATGGCCAGCAACGCGATCCCGGCTGACCCCGCCAACGAAGGGCTCGACGACAGCAGCGGCGAGCTGAGTGAATCGACCCGGTAGACGAAGCCGAGCACCGGCACGAGCGCGACGAACATGACCGTGATCGTCACCGACTGTGCGACGCTGACCAGCCTCGGAGAACGTCCGATGATCAGCGCGAGGGCGAGCAACGCATAGCCTGCCGCCGCGATCGGGGTCGTGAACACTCCGCGCGCAATCGTTTCGCGAATGTCGCTCGACTCGAGGCTCGAGTGCACGATCAGGCTGCGAACGAAGGCCTCGGCGCCGGCGAGGCGATCGTCGAGCGACAGCACGGCAATTGCGACGGCCAGCGCGGCCAGCACGGAGGAGAGGCGAGGCCACCCGGAGTAGAAGTAAAGGGCGCTGCCGAGGAACCCGAGGCACATCGCGCTCAGCGGCCGGATGGCAGGAAAGCCGCTGATCAGGTGACGCAGCACCGGCACGTCCCACGACCAGCCGGCAACCCCGGCGACGCCGAGCGCGAACGTCAGGCCGCCGAACAGGCTCGACAACGATGCGAGGATGCGGACGGCCTCCGGCGTCAGGCCGTCGGCGGCGAAAAGTCCGAGGGGGCTCGAGCGCTGCGTCATGAGGGAACCTCCGACTTTCTGCCGCGTCCCGCGCCGAAGCAAGAACCTGAGCGCGCAGCCCCGTTTTCCCATACGCGGCTGCACGTCCTAGTCTGCAGCCCGCTTCCCACTCCCGGCCGCCCAGGACCAGCCATGATCCCGTTCTCCCCTCCGCGCATCGACCAGAAGATCATCGACGAAGTCGTCGAAGCCTTGAAATCCGGCTGGATTACGACCGGTCCGAGGACCAAGCGGTTCGAGAAGAACCTGGCCGCTTACTGCGGGGCGCCCGCCGTGCTGTGCCTGAACTCGGCCACCGCGGGCATGGAAATCATGCTGCGCTGGTTCGGGGTCGGGCCCGGCGACGAGGTGATCGTGCCGGTCTACACGTACGCGGCCACCGCCAACGTCGTCGTGCACTGCGGCGCGACGCCGGTGATGGTCGACGTCGACGCCGAGGACTTCAACATCTCGGTCGCTGCAGTTTCAGCGGCGATCACGCCGAGGACCAAGGTCGTGATGCCGGTCGACATCGGCGGCTGGCCTTGCGACTACGATGCGCTCAACCAGCTCGTCCGCGATCGTGCCTCCGAGTTCCAGCCGGCAACGCCGGAGCAAAAGGCGCTCGGACGCATTCTCGTGCTGGCCGATTCGGCGCACTCGGTGGGCGCGCGCTACAAGGGCCGTCGCACCGGGGCCCTGTGCGACGTTACCGTATTCTCGTTCCACGCCGTCAAGAACCTGACGACCGCCGAAGGCGGCGCGGTGGCATTGAATCTTCCGACGCCGTTTTCGAACGAGGAGCTCTACGCCAAGCTGTGCGTGAAGACGCTGCACGGCCAGAACAAGGATGCGCTGGCCAAGTCGCAAAAGGGCAACTGGAAGTACGACATCGTCGAGGCCGGCTTCAAGTGCAACATGACCGACATCGTCGCGGCGATCGGCCTGGTCGAGCTCGAGCGCTACGACGCCGATACGCTCGTGCGGCGCCGGCACATCATGGAGGCCTACGCAGAAAAGCTTCGGCCGCATGCGTGGGCCGAGATTCCAGTGTTCGACCGCGACGGCCGAACGTCGTCGTGCCATCTGTTTCCGCTTCGCGTGCGCGGGATCGACGAGAGCCAGCGCGATGCGATCATCCAGAAGATCTTCGACCGCGACGTTTCGGTCAACGTGCATTTCCAGCCGCTGGCGCGCATGAGCTTCTACCGTTCGCTCGGCTACGACATGGCCGACTACCCGGTCGCTTACGACAATTTTGCGCGCGAGATTTCGCTTCCGGTGTTCTACGACCTGACGGACGCGCAGATCGGCGAGGTCGTCGACGCCGTCGTTGCCTCTGTCGAAGAAGTGATCGCGAAAAGCTGATCGTTTCGCAGTTTTTTT
It encodes the following:
- the rdgB gene encoding RdgB/HAM1 family non-canonical purine NTP pyrophosphatase; protein product: MKSLVLVTTNKGKLRDFRYLFEGSGIAIELPSDHGVALDVDETGETFADNALLKARAFAAALPRCNVLADDSGLVVDALGGEPGVRSARFAGEACDDHANNLLVIRRMQGVRQRAAAFVAVLALVRADGTELVVEGRCEGTIADAERGTNGFGYDAIFFRDDLGCTFGEAAPAEKNARSHRAAAVRVLLAGIQAGASS
- a CDS encoding response regulator, whose product is MIVDATSAVDILLADDNENDIELTIRAFRKHRIVNSIQVVRDGQEALEYLFCTGRYGHRTMADLPKVVLLDVKMPFVDGIEVLRRIRTDPRTHELPVVMLTSSSLDRDAIECYNLGVNSYIVKPVDFEQFHEAARIIGFYWLFLNKPRPHEEAPA
- a CDS encoding PAS domain S-box protein — encoded protein: MTQRSSPLGLFAADGLTPEAVRILASLSSLFGGLTFALGVAGVAGWSWDVPVLRHLISGFPAIRPLSAMCLGFLGSALYFYSGWPRLSSVLAALAVAIAVLSLDDRLAGAEAFVRSLIVHSSLESSDIRETIARGVFTTPIAAAGYALLALALIIGRSPRLVSVAQSVTITVMFVALVPVLGFVYRVDSLSSPLLSSSPSLAGSAGIALLAIGILCTNPKRGTIGLLAGSTAASRAARRLIVPALGLPMLLGGLFIYARKVGELDLDAAVPSFVCALAATLSGSVLWVARAGARMEILHRRGEEALREMADSSPLMTWMSDAAGNCSHANPAALAFLDAPLETVLTAGWQRFTHRDDIETLERQIRAAIRLKRPFSSEFRVRHSDGTWRWLLSTGMPRFTPTHELSGYTGSWVDVTERKDSEYALQRFASELEGHVLERTAALSESKEELARQSALLESIVKSMGDAVIAMATDGEVLLANDAAVRLFGVSKADASVNSRAPEYGFFLPDGATPFPTEDLPLIRALAGENSDNVMLIARHNLAPEGIWIRVTGRPLRNSEGRIIGSIIVGRDVTEFEHALEATRRLASVVESSGDAILSVNLEGRIVTWNGGAELMYGYPAADAIGMPLERLDPAPDHGAIAAALEILERDAPLLRGEAVGRRADGSLVDITTTMSPIRDESGRIHAISVVHHDVSHLKAVERSIQAMNDELEQRVRDRTAALVAANHDLENYASSVAHDLRTPLRAIAGFARVFEEDYAETVGSEGRRVIGIVRKNAQDMGAFIDALLQFSAVDRQAPNKAQVDPIKVVRECVDSLGQECADREITFHVGDLPSCRADRASLKQVFLNLLANAVKFTRRSEKAHIEVGSRIEATGDTAYFVRDNGVGFDMSNTRRLFGIFQRLHAPGDFEGTGLGLANVARIVAAHGGRVWAEAEPGKGATFYFIIEQREGTA
- a CDS encoding DegT/DnrJ/EryC1/StrS aminotransferase family protein → MIPFSPPRIDQKIIDEVVEALKSGWITTGPRTKRFEKNLAAYCGAPAVLCLNSATAGMEIMLRWFGVGPGDEVIVPVYTYAATANVVVHCGATPVMVDVDAEDFNISVAAVSAAITPRTKVVMPVDIGGWPCDYDALNQLVRDRASEFQPATPEQKALGRILVLADSAHSVGARYKGRRTGALCDVTVFSFHAVKNLTTAEGGAVALNLPTPFSNEELYAKLCVKTLHGQNKDALAKSQKGNWKYDIVEAGFKCNMTDIVAAIGLVELERYDADTLVRRRHIMEAYAEKLRPHAWAEIPVFDRDGRTSSCHLFPLRVRGIDESQRDAIIQKIFDRDVSVNVHFQPLARMSFYRSLGYDMADYPVAYDNFAREISLPVFYDLTDAQIGEVVDAVVASVEEVIAKS